Proteins encoded by one window of Halomonas sp. Bachu 37:
- a CDS encoding iron ABC transporter permease — MNQPPLNAIGHFRHMRRTSAKRRARMISILAACLLAGVLLTLMLGQSFTPLTTVVRILGGAEVPGAGFTVRELRLPRAVVSVLVGACFGLGGIAFQTLLRNPLASPDIIGISTGASTGAVFAIVVLSLSGPAVSLVAIAAGLGVALLIYMLSWRQGVTGGRLILIGIGLAAMLQSVTAYLLMRAPSWTLQEALRWLTGSVNGAQLDQALPLLVALLLFGGLLLSRRRDLETLRMGDDLAAGLGVRLAITRAVVVITAVALVAFATAVSGPVAFVAFLSGPIAARLMGRNDSLLVPAALVGSLLVLLGDYAGQFLLPARYPVGIVTGVLGAPYLLYLILRDNKTRGTL; from the coding sequence ATGAACCAGCCGCCCCTCAACGCCATCGGCCACTTCCGGCACATGCGCCGCACCAGCGCCAAACGTCGCGCCCGCATGATCTCGATACTTGCCGCCTGCCTGCTCGCGGGCGTGCTGTTGACCCTGATGCTGGGGCAGTCCTTCACGCCGCTAACCACGGTGGTACGCATACTTGGCGGCGCCGAGGTGCCGGGCGCTGGTTTCACCGTGCGTGAGCTACGCCTGCCAAGAGCCGTGGTATCCGTGCTGGTGGGCGCCTGTTTCGGCCTGGGCGGCATCGCCTTTCAGACCCTGCTGCGCAACCCGCTGGCAAGTCCTGACATCATCGGCATCAGTACCGGCGCCAGCACCGGGGCGGTGTTTGCCATTGTGGTGCTCTCTCTGAGCGGCCCTGCGGTTTCGCTGGTGGCGATTGCCGCGGGGCTCGGCGTGGCGCTGCTGATCTACATGCTCTCCTGGCGCCAGGGCGTGACCGGCGGGCGACTGATATTGATCGGCATTGGCCTGGCCGCGATGCTGCAAAGCGTGACCGCCTACCTGCTGATGCGCGCCCCCAGCTGGACGCTTCAGGAAGCCCTGCGCTGGCTCACCGGCAGCGTGAACGGCGCTCAACTGGACCAGGCGCTGCCGCTGTTGGTCGCCCTGCTACTGTTCGGCGGGCTGCTGCTAAGCCGCCGCCGCGACCTTGAAACCCTGCGCATGGGCGATGACCTTGCCGCCGGGCTGGGCGTGCGCCTGGCCATCACGCGCGCTGTCGTGGTCATCACCGCCGTGGCGCTGGTGGCGTTTGCCACCGCCGTTTCCGGCCCGGTGGCATTCGTGGCGTTTCTTTCCGGCCCCATTGCGGCGCGGCTGATGGGCCGCAATGATTCGCTGCTGGTGCCCGCCGCGCTGGTGGGGTCACTGCTGGTGCTGCTGGGTGATTATGCGGGCCAGTTCCTGCTCCCCGCTCGCTATCCAGTCGGCATCGTGACCGGCGTGCTGGGCGCGCCCTATCTGCTGTATTTGATACTTCGTGACAACAAGACCCGAGGCACCCTATGA
- a CDS encoding PHB depolymerase family esterase → MIDATMAKRMEEATRLTRAGKLHEAMAILQGAMPGGKDEASNDETPDNFEGNTYEGSWHVVDEEVTESKPGWSKGAEGSTTDGFPNGDMGVPAAWRETWLKFRDTAAQFERAQPEHAKGTFEKAQPGAFTAGRFSNHVGTRDYKLYIPSGHHGQALPLVVMLHGCTQNPDDFAAGTNMNRLAEEQLCCVLYPAQPMSANSSKCWNWFKAEDQQREGGEPAILAGMTREVIDTHGLDASRVYVAGLSAGGAMATTLAMTYPDLFAAVGVHSGLPHGVAQSLPDALGAMQGGTGPLGGGAARETGWASQVPAIIFHGDRDTTVHPSNADRVAAQYIATRKSNKTKSERGGNARITVEQGRVTNGHAYTRTTHLDEKGEPRLEQWWIQGSGHAWSGGSAQGTYTDPKGPNATKEMLRFFYQQQLG, encoded by the coding sequence ATGATCGATGCAACGATGGCGAAGCGAATGGAAGAAGCGACGCGGCTAACGCGGGCCGGAAAGCTGCACGAGGCCATGGCCATACTGCAGGGAGCGATGCCCGGGGGAAAGGATGAGGCGAGCAATGACGAAACGCCGGATAATTTCGAGGGCAATACCTACGAGGGAAGCTGGCATGTCGTCGATGAAGAAGTAACGGAGTCGAAGCCCGGTTGGTCGAAAGGAGCGGAGGGTTCAACCACTGACGGGTTCCCGAATGGCGATATGGGAGTGCCTGCCGCATGGCGCGAGACGTGGCTCAAGTTTCGCGACACCGCAGCGCAGTTTGAGAGAGCACAGCCCGAGCATGCCAAGGGTACTTTTGAGAAAGCACAGCCGGGCGCGTTTACAGCCGGTCGCTTCAGCAATCATGTCGGCACGCGCGACTACAAGCTGTATATCCCCAGCGGCCATCACGGCCAGGCACTACCGCTTGTGGTCATGCTGCATGGTTGCACGCAGAATCCCGATGACTTCGCCGCCGGCACCAACATGAACCGGCTGGCTGAAGAGCAGCTGTGCTGCGTGCTCTATCCAGCCCAGCCAATGAGTGCCAACAGCTCGAAGTGCTGGAACTGGTTCAAGGCCGAAGACCAGCAACGCGAGGGCGGTGAGCCGGCGATCTTGGCCGGCATGACCCGAGAGGTGATCGACACCCACGGACTCGATGCGAGCCGGGTCTATGTCGCCGGGCTCTCGGCGGGCGGCGCCATGGCAACGACCCTGGCAATGACCTACCCGGATCTCTTCGCGGCGGTGGGCGTCCACTCCGGGCTCCCCCACGGCGTGGCGCAGAGCCTCCCCGATGCCCTGGGTGCGATGCAGGGCGGCACGGGCCCCTTGGGCGGCGGCGCAGCGCGGGAGACCGGGTGGGCGTCACAGGTGCCTGCCATCATTTTTCATGGCGACCGCGACACGACCGTACACCCCAGTAATGCGGATCGCGTTGCCGCTCAGTACATCGCCACGCGCAAGAGTAATAAGACGAAGAGCGAACGTGGGGGAAACGCTAGAATCACGGTCGAGCAAGGCCGGGTGACCAATGGCCATGCCTATACGCGAACTACGCATTTAGACGAGAAAGGCGAGCCGCGGCTGGAGCAGTGGTGGATACAGGGCTCAGGCCACGCCTGGTCGGGAGGCAGTGCGCAGGGAACCTATACCGATCCCAAGGGCCCGAATGCCACCAAGGAAATGCTGCGCTTCTTCTATCAACAGCAGTTGGGCTGA
- a CDS encoding TonB-dependent siderophore receptor, with protein MTDSNSTVRRNASRVRWQQTTTAILCGTTLVSIPMLGSAQETGEGGDDNEGYRLAPIIVNAQAYADDDANSIVAQELWVGGKVATSILDTPASVSVITEKEIEQRNASTTEEVLQYTPGVLTDYYGTDDRNDYFKIRGFQATTYRDGLTQGSMRGVREEPYAYERVEVLRGANSTLFGPADPGGSVNFVSKRPRFERFGEGYLSYGSFDAKEAGLDVGDTLNADETVAYRFTGTIRDSDREYDHSKDNNGFLMGGLAWEPTDYTSASVIFDYLKRDDTPNSGGYPLDREYGRDEFFGEPGFNYHDVERTSLTGQLTHDFDNGLTLRGNLRYSDLTDDFGYVYITDSAARVGSVVDRDYFGTDNEAQEVIGNAILQYDARFDWVDSSTLVGVEYRDASTEDSSFYGDATSIDIENPVFSGAPSSLNVYSSNKQDYTTKSLFLTQNLSFYDRFIVTAGARNDSLDVSGTNMAGVTDSDDFSETSLRGALTYRVTDEVSAYVSMVESVAPPTIGVEPERGEQYEIGAKYSPFGTNALFSAAIYDLTRDDVTIAVVQDNGVIERETIGESRVRGLDLEAKVELTDDLSLTGGYSYMESEVVRDSNAAREGNEFTAAPKHTASLWAHYTLPNQDMSVGLGARYVDSYYFDAANTSKSDAATLFDAAFSYQLTQDADLAVNVSNLLDEQHVVGSGTADYYNPGREITAKVSYRW; from the coding sequence ATGACTGATAGCAATAGCACAGTCCGGCGCAACGCAAGTCGGGTACGGTGGCAGCAGACCACTACCGCCATTCTGTGCGGCACAACGCTGGTGAGTATTCCCATGCTCGGGAGCGCTCAGGAAACCGGCGAAGGCGGTGACGATAACGAGGGATATCGTCTCGCCCCCATTATCGTCAACGCCCAGGCCTACGCTGATGATGATGCCAATTCGATAGTAGCTCAGGAGCTTTGGGTGGGTGGTAAGGTCGCCACCAGTATTCTTGATACACCTGCCTCCGTGTCGGTCATTACTGAGAAAGAGATTGAGCAGCGCAACGCCTCTACCACCGAGGAAGTGCTGCAATATACGCCAGGCGTCCTCACCGATTATTACGGTACCGATGACCGTAATGACTATTTTAAAATTCGCGGATTCCAGGCGACTACCTACCGTGATGGGCTGACGCAAGGCTCGATGCGCGGTGTACGCGAAGAGCCTTACGCCTACGAGCGCGTTGAAGTATTGCGCGGCGCCAACTCCACCCTGTTTGGCCCGGCGGATCCAGGTGGCTCGGTCAACTTCGTGAGCAAGCGGCCACGCTTTGAGCGGTTTGGGGAGGGCTATCTCTCCTACGGTTCATTCGATGCAAAAGAGGCTGGCTTAGATGTGGGTGACACGCTAAACGCTGACGAGACAGTCGCCTACCGTTTCACCGGCACTATCCGGGACAGCGATCGGGAATACGATCACTCCAAGGACAACAACGGCTTCTTGATGGGCGGCCTGGCCTGGGAGCCGACAGATTACACCTCAGCAAGCGTTATCTTCGATTACCTGAAGCGTGATGATACCCCCAATAGCGGTGGTTATCCGCTTGACCGGGAGTATGGCCGCGACGAGTTCTTTGGCGAGCCTGGCTTCAACTATCACGATGTCGAGCGTACCAGCCTCACCGGGCAGCTCACCCACGATTTCGACAACGGCCTGACCCTGCGGGGCAACCTGCGTTACAGCGACCTGACCGACGACTTCGGTTACGTTTATATCACTGACTCTGCGGCGCGGGTCGGTAGCGTGGTGGATCGTGATTACTTCGGCACCGACAACGAAGCCCAGGAAGTGATCGGCAACGCTATCCTGCAATACGACGCCCGCTTTGACTGGGTTGATAGCAGCACGCTTGTGGGAGTCGAGTATCGCGATGCCTCAACCGAAGACAGCTCGTTTTACGGCGATGCGACCTCCATCGATATCGAAAATCCTGTCTTTAGCGGCGCGCCGAGCAGCCTGAATGTCTATAGCAGCAATAAGCAGGACTACACCACCAAGTCGCTCTTCCTGACACAGAACCTGTCCTTCTATGATCGGTTCATTGTGACAGCGGGTGCGCGCAACGACTCACTGGATGTCTCCGGTACCAACATGGCCGGTGTCACCGATTCCGATGACTTCTCCGAGACCTCACTTCGCGGTGCGCTGACCTATCGCGTCACCGACGAAGTTTCCGCCTATGTCAGCATGGTGGAATCTGTCGCACCGCCCACGATCGGCGTCGAGCCTGAACGGGGTGAACAGTACGAAATTGGTGCGAAATATTCTCCCTTTGGTACGAATGCGCTGTTTTCGGCAGCTATCTATGACCTGACCAGGGACGACGTCACTATTGCGGTCGTGCAGGACAATGGCGTGATCGAACGGGAAACCATCGGCGAATCCCGCGTTCGAGGACTTGACCTGGAGGCCAAGGTCGAGCTGACCGACGACTTGAGCCTGACCGGCGGTTATTCCTATATGGAGTCGGAAGTGGTACGCGACAGCAATGCAGCCAGAGAGGGTAACGAGTTCACCGCAGCACCGAAACATACGGCGTCGCTGTGGGCTCATTACACGCTTCCGAATCAGGATATGAGTGTTGGGCTCGGCGCCCGCTATGTTGATTCCTACTACTTCGATGCCGCCAATACGTCCAAGAGCGATGCGGCAACGCTCTTTGATGCGGCTTTCAGCTACCAGCTCACCCAGGACGCCGACCTGGCCGTCAATGTCAGCAACCTGCTTGACGAGCAGCACGTGGTCGGGTCAGGCACGGCTGACTACTACAATCCGGGGCGCGAAATCACCGCAAAAGTGAGCTATCGCTGGTGA
- a CDS encoding ABC transporter ATP-binding protein → MSVSSLLAQGLAAGYGERTILDGVSLSVPAGCTTAIVGANACGKSTLLRVLSRLLTPSHGSVLLDGDDINQLPIRRLAQQLGFLPQSPIAPEGISVLELVSRGRHPHQGLFKRWSAADEAAVAEALSVTHLSELAERHVDELSGGQRQRVWIAMALAQQTKVLLLDEPTTFLDINHQVEVLDLLTDLNRQRGTTIVMVLHELNLAARYADQLVAMANGNVYAAGPPEEILTEQMVRDVFGLESRVIEDPVTGKPMMIPLGRHGVRPPGRPVSS, encoded by the coding sequence ATGAGCGTTTCCTCACTACTCGCCCAGGGCCTGGCAGCAGGCTACGGGGAACGCACCATTCTCGATGGCGTAAGCCTGAGCGTGCCCGCCGGCTGCACTACCGCCATTGTGGGCGCCAACGCCTGCGGAAAATCCACGCTTTTGCGCGTGCTTTCACGGCTGCTTACTCCCTCCCACGGCAGCGTGCTGCTGGATGGCGATGACATTAACCAACTGCCCATCCGCCGCCTGGCACAGCAATTGGGGTTTCTGCCACAGTCTCCCATCGCCCCGGAAGGCATTAGCGTGCTCGAACTTGTGAGCCGGGGCCGCCATCCGCATCAAGGGCTTTTCAAGCGCTGGAGCGCCGCCGATGAAGCCGCCGTGGCGGAAGCCTTGTCCGTCACTCACCTGAGCGAGCTGGCCGAACGCCACGTGGACGAGCTTTCCGGCGGGCAGCGCCAGCGAGTGTGGATCGCCATGGCGCTGGCCCAGCAAACCAAGGTGCTGCTGCTCGATGAGCCCACCACCTTTCTGGATATCAACCACCAGGTCGAGGTACTCGATCTTCTCACCGACCTGAACCGGCAGCGCGGCACCACCATCGTGATGGTGCTCCACGAGCTCAACCTGGCCGCCCGTTACGCCGACCAGCTGGTCGCCATGGCCAACGGCAATGTCTACGCCGCAGGCCCGCCGGAGGAGATACTGACCGAGCAGATGGTGCGCGACGTATTCGGCCTGGAAAGCCGGGTCATCGAAGACCCGGTGACCGGCAAGCCGATGATGATTCCGCTGGGGCGGCACGGGGTGCGCCCACCAGGCCGTCCGGTCTCTTCCTAG
- a CDS encoding iron-siderophore ABC transporter substrate-binding protein, translating to MALFHRHLSACVALLAACGLGAAPVGAQQYPLEIDHALGTTVLTGKPERIATVAWANHEVPLALGVVPVGFAAANFGDDDGNGLLPWVDARLEALDATPPALFDEGDGIDFEAVAESRPDVILAAYSGLSQADYTTLSQIAPVVAYPEGPWATDWRDMIRLNSIGMAEEGQALVEELEAQIADTADNHPELAGKTAMFVTHLDPTNLGRISFYTDNDARVRFFHDLGLASPDVVKQNSTPGKFAGEISSELIDELNDVDILVTYGGQPLIEQLNSHPLTSRLPVVENGAIVMLGNTPLGTAANPTPMSISWLLNDYADLLAEAARKSD from the coding sequence ATGGCCCTGTTCCATAGACATCTGAGCGCCTGTGTGGCGCTTCTTGCTGCGTGCGGCCTCGGCGCTGCGCCAGTCGGTGCGCAGCAATACCCTCTTGAAATCGACCACGCCCTGGGCACCACCGTGCTCACAGGAAAACCCGAGCGAATAGCCACCGTGGCCTGGGCCAATCACGAAGTACCACTGGCGCTTGGCGTGGTGCCGGTCGGTTTTGCCGCCGCCAACTTTGGCGACGACGACGGCAACGGCCTGCTGCCCTGGGTGGATGCCCGACTTGAAGCGCTGGACGCCACGCCCCCCGCCCTATTCGATGAAGGCGACGGCATCGATTTTGAAGCCGTGGCCGAAAGCCGGCCCGATGTGATTCTGGCCGCCTACTCGGGGCTTAGTCAGGCGGATTACACCACCTTGAGCCAGATTGCCCCGGTAGTGGCCTACCCAGAAGGCCCTTGGGCGACCGACTGGCGCGACATGATCCGCCTGAACAGCATAGGCATGGCGGAGGAAGGCCAGGCGCTCGTCGAAGAACTCGAGGCGCAGATTGCCGACACCGCCGACAACCATCCCGAACTTGCGGGCAAGACGGCCATGTTCGTGACCCACCTTGACCCCACCAACCTGGGGCGCATTTCGTTCTACACCGACAACGACGCCCGGGTGCGGTTTTTCCACGACCTGGGGCTGGCGTCCCCCGACGTGGTCAAGCAGAACTCCACGCCCGGTAAGTTCGCCGGCGAAATCAGCTCCGAGCTGATCGACGAGCTCAACGATGTGGATATTCTGGTCACCTACGGCGGCCAACCGCTGATCGAACAGCTCAACTCGCATCCGCTCACCTCCCGCTTACCGGTGGTGGAAAACGGCGCCATTGTCATGCTCGGCAATACCCCGCTGGGCACGGCGGCCAACCCTACTCCCATGTCGATTTCATGGTTACTGAACGATTATGCAGACCTGCTCGCAGAAGCCGCACGCAAGTCAGACTAA
- a CDS encoding iron ABC transporter permease, which translates to MLGSMLSVAFGARAVGWPEIAAALSGQVETIGDAAVASRLPRTLLAMLAGAALGVSGGVMQGLTRNPLADPGLLGVNAGAALAVVIGIAWFGIDETATYIWTAIAGAAVAACAVYAIASLGQGGATPLRLALAGAAITATLSSLATAVVLPRGDIGGLVQSWLVGGVGGATYDQLLPVLPFLLTGFVITLLAARKLNMLALGDDTAAGLGEKVAVARAMSAIGAVLLCGPITAVCGPIGFVGLVVPHACRLLVGGDYRWLLPFSALGGAVLLTFSDVAGRLVAHPSELDVGLVTAFIGAPVFIWIVRNRKVGSL; encoded by the coding sequence ATGCTGGGGTCAATGCTTTCCGTTGCTTTTGGTGCCCGGGCAGTGGGTTGGCCGGAAATCGCCGCCGCGCTGAGCGGCCAGGTGGAAACCATTGGCGATGCCGCCGTGGCCAGCCGCCTGCCGCGCACGTTGCTTGCCATGTTGGCCGGGGCCGCGCTGGGTGTCTCCGGCGGGGTGATGCAGGGCCTGACCCGCAATCCGCTCGCCGACCCCGGCCTTCTGGGGGTCAACGCCGGAGCGGCGCTGGCGGTGGTGATCGGCATCGCCTGGTTCGGTATCGACGAGACGGCCACTTACATCTGGACAGCGATTGCCGGCGCAGCAGTGGCGGCCTGCGCGGTTTACGCCATTGCCAGCCTCGGTCAGGGTGGTGCCACACCGCTCAGATTGGCGCTGGCGGGTGCGGCCATTACTGCGACACTCAGCTCGCTTGCCACCGCCGTGGTACTGCCGCGTGGCGATATCGGGGGGCTGGTGCAATCCTGGCTGGTGGGCGGCGTGGGCGGCGCGACCTATGACCAACTGCTGCCGGTACTGCCCTTTCTACTCACCGGGTTCGTCATCACCCTGCTCGCCGCGCGCAAACTCAATATGCTGGCGCTGGGTGATGACACCGCCGCCGGGCTGGGCGAAAAGGTGGCAGTGGCCCGCGCCATGTCGGCTATCGGCGCGGTATTGCTGTGCGGGCCGATTACCGCCGTATGTGGGCCGATTGGCTTTGTCGGTTTAGTCGTACCCCACGCCTGCCGCCTGCTAGTAGGTGGCGACTATCGCTGGCTGCTGCCCTTCTCTGCCCTGGGCGGCGCCGTGCTGTTGACGTTTTCAGACGTGGCAGGCCGACTGGTGGCGCACCCATCCGAGCTGGATGTGGGGCTCGTCACCGCCTTCATAGGCGCGCCGGTATTTATCTGGATAGTGCGCAATCGCAAGGTAGGCTCGCTATGA